Proteins encoded in a region of the Marinococcus sp. PL1-022 genome:
- a CDS encoding Fur family transcriptional regulator, which produces MENRVERIKKQLHEQSYKLTPQREATVQVLLENEEDHLSAEDVYLLVKEKAPEIGLATVYRTLELLNELEVVDKINFGDGVSRYDLRKEGASHSHHHLVCIECGTVDEIQEDLLAEVEKIVEKDYQFKVKDHRLTFHGVCHRCQAKAKKNEESAEAASLHTN; this is translated from the coding sequence TTGGAAAATCGGGTAGAACGTATTAAAAAACAGCTGCATGAACAGAGCTACAAGCTGACCCCGCAAAGGGAAGCGACCGTACAGGTGCTTTTGGAAAATGAAGAAGATCATTTAAGTGCAGAAGATGTGTACCTTCTGGTGAAGGAAAAAGCGCCGGAAATTGGTCTTGCCACCGTGTACAGAACACTTGAATTACTTAATGAACTTGAAGTCGTGGACAAAATCAACTTTGGTGACGGAGTTTCACGGTATGACCTGCGAAAAGAAGGAGCCAGCCACTCCCATCACCACCTCGTATGTATTGAATGCGGAACCGTTGATGAGATCCAGGAGGACCTGCTGGCAGAGGTCGAAAAAATTGTAGAAAAAGACTATCAGTTTAAGGTGAAGGATCACCGTTTAACGTTCCACGGGGTCTGCCACCGCTGTCAGGCGAAGGCAAAAAAGAACGAAGAAAGTGCGGAGGCTGCTTCGCTGCACACGAATTAA